The Pontiella desulfatans sequence TGAGACGCTTGAAATGCGCGGGGAATCCTGCCTGGAGCACGATCTGGTGAAAATGATTGGAAAGGCGGAAATGCGTTTTCCCCAGTTTGCGGCACAGCCCGACCAGCTCGACCTATTTTAAGGCCCATCCCCGAACGAGAACCCCATGAAAATCGCTTTTTTCAGCAACAAACCCTACGACCGTAAGTTTTTTGATTTGGCCAATAAGGATTTTGGCCACGAGATTACCTATTTTGAATCAAAGCTTCGCCGCGAAACCCTTAAGTTGGCCGAGGGCTACGAGTGCGCCTGTGTCTTCGTGAACGATCAGGTCGATGCTTCCGTGCTGATTGCACTGGCTGCCCAGGGTACAAGGCTCGTGGCCTTGCGGTGCGCGGGGTTCAACAATGTTGATATCCACAGTGCCAAGGAGCTGGGTATTTCGGTTGTTCGCGTTCCGGCCTATTCCCCGTATGCCGTCGCGGAGCACACGGTGGGTTTGATGCTTGCCCTGAACCGGAAGGTCTACTGGGCGAATTCGCGGGTCAAGGAAGGCAATTTCTCGCTGGATGGACTCCTGGGCTTCGATATGCGGGGGCGCACGGTTGGTTTGGTGGGAACCGGGAAAATCGGGGAATGCGTGGCCAGAATCCTGAATGGATTTGGTTGCAACATCATTGCCCATGATAAATTCAAGAATCCAGCGTGCGAGGCGCTAGGCGTAAAATATGTCGAGCGCGATGAACTGTTTGCACAATCGGACATTATTACGCTTCACTGCCCCCTGTTTAAGGAGACGCGTCATTTGATCGGGATGGATGCCATCGCCAAAATGAAGAAGGGCGTAATGATCATCAACACCAGCCGTGGTGCGTTGATTGATGCCCGTGCTGCCATTGAAGGCCTAAAATCGGAGAAGATCGGCTATCTGGGGATCGACGTCTACGAGGAAGAAGAGGAACTGTTCTTTGAAGACAAAACCTTTGAAATCCGTACCGACGATGTATTTGCCCGCCTGACCACCTTCCCGAACGTGGTGATTACGGGGCATCAGGCCTACTTTACCGAAGAAGCCGTTTCGGCCATTGCGAAGACGACGCTCGAAAACATTTCCGCCTATGAAAAAGGTGAAGAGCTGGCCAACGCCGTGGACCCCGACTAGAGCAATTTAATTTAAACTGTAGCCGCATGAGGCAAACCAACCTTGAGCATCCGCCGCACTAACGCACCCTAAGGCAGCGCCGATCGCATCAAACAGAGATTCCAGGGAGCGCGCTTTTTCCCCGCGAAGCAATTGCTTTACTTTGCTCCACATCTTTTCGATGGGATTGAGATCAGGACTGTAGGGCGGAAGGAACCAAACCTCTGCCCCAGCTTCTTCGATCAACTGTAACGAAGCCTTGTCCTTATGAGCCGAGAGGTTATCAAGCACAACGATATCGCCCACTCGAAGAGTCGGAGCTAGAACCTGTTCGACATAGGCACGGAATACATCGCCGCTTGTGGCGGCATCAATCGCCATGCAGGCTGTTTCTCCGTTGAAACGAATGGAGGAGATCATGGTGGTG is a genomic window containing:
- a CDS encoding 2-hydroxyacid dehydrogenase, yielding MKIAFFSNKPYDRKFFDLANKDFGHEITYFESKLRRETLKLAEGYECACVFVNDQVDASVLIALAAQGTRLVALRCAGFNNVDIHSAKELGISVVRVPAYSPYAVAEHTVGLMLALNRKVYWANSRVKEGNFSLDGLLGFDMRGRTVGLVGTGKIGECVARILNGFGCNIIAHDKFKNPACEALGVKYVERDELFAQSDIITLHCPLFKETRHLIGMDAIAKMKKGVMIINTSRGALIDARAAIEGLKSEKIGYLGIDVYEEEEELFFEDKTFEIRTDDVFARLTTFPNVVITGHQAYFTEEAVSAIAKTTLENISAYEKGEELANAVDPD
- a CDS encoding IS630 family transposase translates to MKLARAEWMAMQGQLDIARLVFIDEAGAKTNMTRLYGRSPKNERAYDHAPHGHWCTTTMISSIRFNGETACMAIDAATSGDVFRAYVEQVLAPTLRVGDIVVLDNLSAHKDKASLQLIEEAGAEVWFLPPYSPDLNPIEKMWSKVKQLLRGEKARSLESLFDAIGAALGCVSAADAQGWFASCGYSLN